A genomic region of Arachis hypogaea cultivar Tifrunner chromosome 5, arahy.Tifrunner.gnm2.J5K5, whole genome shotgun sequence contains the following coding sequences:
- the LOC140184690 gene encoding uncharacterized protein — MYIRYPVSGATLLSSPSNILCSHICVCSEIFGLIPSTFCLELSWLPFPLGSQKITEIIKKRYDKPYKKFEDVPLPTKKLWFKEWKSHFLIDDDDDEFFWRAFKYRTSKRFSQMMSDIREGVDTTHEWLIPAYKKVLERYWETDEKWKNIRKKARENRASLLGGSVHCGGSIPLSSTIERMKKQLGRTPTHEEVFKETHTLKSDKSKWVDKRSQDTHEKFIKKLAEVQAQRAEAQAQGMELQPIDEDLIWEEVCGGQKKNRVYGKGSFFSSSIKSGTTSANSVSGRAPRNQNSVPDLREQIHNLNEELFQRVTQQTDERISKLLDTRLAPLEKTQKKLEKLERAIGKAKKEKLKQKRWNEAYVSYYEKVRASSSSSAVPLPPPPPPPSMSSDEGYDDDEDEDDTEDYS; from the exons ATGTATATTCGCTACCCTGTTTCAGGTGCTACCCTGTTATCAAGTCCATCTAACATTTTGTGTTCTCATATTTGTGTTTGCTCAGAGATTTTTGGTCTAATTCCTTCAACTTTTTGCTTGGAGTTAAG TTGGTTACCTTTCCCTCTTGGTTCTCAGAAGATTACAGAGATCATCAAGAAACGATATGATAAACCATACAAAAAGTTTGAAGATGTCCCTCTTCCGACAAAGAAGCTTTGGTTTAAGGAGTGGAAG AGCCACTTtcttattgatgatgatgatgatgagtttttCTGGAGGGCTTTCAAGTATAGGACAAGTAAGCGATTTAGCCAAATGATGTCAGATATCCGTGAGGGTGTGGATACAACCCACGAATGGCTAATTCCTGCTTACAAAAAGGTGTTGGAAAGGTATTGGGAAACAGATGAGAaatggaaaaatataagaaaaaaagcaAGAGAGAATCGAGCATCACTCTTAGGTGGTTCTGTCCATTGCGGTGGTTCTATTCCATTGAGCTCAACTATAGAGAGGATG AAGAAGCAGTTGGGCCGTACACCAACCCACGAGGAGGTCTTCAAAGAAACCCACACACTTAAAAGTGACAAGTCTAAATGGGTGGACAAGCGCTCTCAAGACACTCAT GAGAAGTTTATAAAAAAGTTGGCAGAAGTTCAGGCTCAACGTGCCGAGGCTCAAGCACAGGGAATGGAGCTACAACCAATTGATGAAGATTTGATTTGGGAGGAAGTGTGTGGTGGGCAAAAGAAGAATCGAGTTTACGGAAAAGGGTCATTCTTTTCTAGCTCTATCAAGTCTGGAACCACTTCTGCCAATTCTGTATCTGGAAGAGCACCAAGAAATCAAAATTCTGTTCCTGATTTGCGAGAACAGATTCATAATCTCAATGAAGAGCTTTTTCAGCGTGTTACTCAACAAACAGATGAGCGTATTAGTAAGTTGTTAGATACACGCTTGGctcctttggaaaagactcaaaagaaattagaaaagttGGAACGGGCAATTGGAAAGGCCAAGAAGGAAAAGCTGAAACAGAAGAGATGGAATGAAGCTTATGTTAGCTATTATGAGAAGGTTAGAGCATCAAGTAGTTCTAGTGCAGTTCCACTACC